From one Dermacentor variabilis isolate Ectoservices chromosome 3, ASM5094787v1, whole genome shotgun sequence genomic stretch:
- the LOC142574997 gene encoding uncharacterized protein LOC142574997 translates to MQSLTKETYEATVMTTRSTVAVVEYMLTDLGFKYVLTRGLNSDPVESVFSCFRQFNGGNDRVDARAAVFTAEKLLKVGILQAASTGNAPSSSECKTAVKGWNHDGDREDPTIPEAALAVLWKLQHVMKHDEVSPHLEFAPLTYMAGYLAFVCEQKRHYRRGGENKNYRNHQRRGAFGRPHLVSIGRGVGPT, encoded by the exons ATGCAGTCGCTTACAAAGGAGACCTACGAGGCTACCGTAATGACAACTAGATCAACGGTTGCCGTCGTTGAGTACATGCTGACCGACCTGGG CTTCAAGTACGTACTGACCCGTGGGCTCAACAGCGATCCAGTAGAGTCTGTGTTCAGCTGCTTCCGCCAATTCAATGGCGGTAATGACCGAGTTGATGCAAGAGCAGCAGTCTTCACAGCAGAGAAGTTGCTGAAG GTCGGGATTTTACAGGCTGCCAGCACTGGAAACGCGCCATCAAGTTCAGAGTGCAAGACAGCGGTGAAAGGTTGGAACCACGACGGTGACCGAGAAGACCCAACTATACCGGAGGCAGCCTTGGCAGTGTTGTGGAAGTTGCAGCATGTGATGAAGCACGACGAGGTCTCTCCACACCTTGAGTTCGCACCGCTCACATACATGGCGGGGTACTTGGCTTTCGTCTGTGAGCAAAAG CGCCACTACCGGCGCGGCGGAGAGAACAAGAACTATCGCAATCACCAGCGGAGAGGCGCGTTCGGCAGGCCGCACCTTGTTTCCATTGGCCGTGGCGTAGGTCCTACATAG